A single genomic interval of Euwallacea similis isolate ESF13 chromosome 2, ESF131.1, whole genome shotgun sequence harbors:
- the LOC136419400 gene encoding uncharacterized protein — MMLLCYRVLVSLLFSPALEVFATQCDLAKTFRTPKDLSKINFDHLEIVERNNFQSSEVATSTEPSVISKEPKLNSANAQVLIHFGGSQDDGSSHIMKIPPQCRNQHYDNNPQMDYFPPRFSGPPHYYHPYPQPVPFAFPNFYFWNDTPNGRYLPFQLREYFDRQPKCIQDFPGQRDQVFIGGRPLTKEDLVNPHARAASARNLRGSQIKGEVVKVNATRRAKAEESLKEEEKVRKRKEELRASHRNILESAKHQKKYHKKKHQIKDIKNTTDCAEFELIENILKKALRALTCDNSTAAVSTQERSNKCHDNNKINSSTSHDKKFLKDMDDLITLIVEVSPEQPMTDPTSIPAPKLSNTNLDLGSSRGTNQIPNSSVLNFDFPQEKVLTQSLSKTNNWVVSPYHGTLAHYFIPEPNVVMSNPLVEAAPLVKLMKVVSKLEVLPGGAEGFIPIMEEGIQCAKCGRRNGGGNFCINCGFPIQRILVN; from the exons ATGATGTTACTGTGTTACAGAGTACTGGTCAGCTTGCTATTCAGTCCAGCTTTAGAG GTATTTGCTACGCAATGTGATTTGGCCAAGACTTTTCGCACCCCCAAGGACCTATCTAAAATCAACTTTGATCATCTGGAGATAGTGGAGAGGAATAATTTTCAGTCTTCAGAAGTAGCGACCTCGACAGAGCCCTCAGTTATCTCTAAGGAACCAAAGCTCAACTCTGCAAATGCTCAGGTTCTAATCCATTTTGGAGGAAGTCAAGATGATGGCAGCAGTCACATTATGAAAATTCCTCCTCAGTGCCGAAACCAACACTAtg aCAATAATCCCCAAATGGATTACTTTCCTCCAAGATTTTCTGGACCCCCGCACTATTACCACCCCTACCCCCAACCTGTACCGTTCGCATTCCCCAATTTCTACTTCTGGAACGACACCCCAAATGGGCGTTATTTGCCCTTCCAATTGAGGGAGTACTTCGACAGACAGCCCAAGTGCATTCAGGATTTTCCAGGACAACGGGACCAGGTTTTTATAGGAGGTCGTCCTCTGACGAAAGAGGACTTGGTAAATCCGCATGCTCGTGCTGCAAGTG CAAGGAATCTAAGAGGAAGTCAAATAAAGGGGGAAGTAGTAAAGGTAAACGCAACTCGAAGGGCCAAAGCAGAAGAAAGTCTCAAGGAAGAGGAAAAAGTGAGAAAAAGAAAGGAGGAACTAAGAGCCAGTCATCGTAATATTCTAGAGAGTGCGAAGCATCAGAAGAAGTACCATAAGAAGAAGCATCAGATAAAAGACATAAAGAACACGACTGACTGCGCTGAATTTGAactgattgaaaatattctgaaaaagGCTTTAAGGGCCTTAACGTGTGACAATTCTACTGCAGCTGTATCAACACAAGAGCGTTCGAATAAATGCCACGATAATAATAAGATAAATTCCTCAACCTCGCACGACAAAAAGTTCCTCAAGGACATGGACGACTTAATCACCTTAATCGTGGAAGTGAGTCCTGAACAACCAATGACTGATCCAACCTCAATTCCAGCCCCAAAATTATCTAACACAAACCTAGATTTGGGATCTTCCAGAGGAACCAATCAAATCCCCAATAGTTCAGTTTTGAACTTTGATTTCCCACAGGAAAAAGTACTTACTCAATCCCTTTCGAAGACTAATAATTGGGTGGTTTCTCCATACCACGGCACGTTGGctcattattttattccagAGCCCAACGTGGTGATGTCGAATCCACTGGTGGAGGCCGCTCCATTGGTCAAACTCATGAAGGTGGTATCGAAGTTAGAGGTGTTGCCAGGAGGTGCTGAAGGGTTCATTCCGATTATGGAGGAAGGGATTCAATGTGCGAAATGCGGGCGGAGGAATGGAGGgggaaatttttgtattaattgtGGATTTCCGATTCAGAGGATTTTGGTTAATTAA
- the LOC136419230 gene encoding alpha-tocopherol transfer protein-like has protein sequence MTLVQPSPEMQIHIRKVLNEDVDRRQSDLEHIKEWLLKQPHLPDTWDDSRIMTFLRGCKFSLEKTKRKLDMYFTMRTACPEFFSNRDITRPELQHITTLGHLPPLPGLTPDGKRIIVMRGKDKDIDTPPLSDVCKIVLMIGDIRLAAEETGVAGDVYILDASIASASHFSKVSPSFAKKFLVCVQEAYPVKLKEVHVVNVSPLVDTIVQFVKPFLKEKIRNRIHLHSSLSTLHEMIPKEILPEEYGGTAGKLQDFHDAWMKKLEEYGPWFKAQEDIKADESKRPGKPTNYDDLFGIDGSFRQLTID, from the exons ATGACTTTAGTCCAACCCTCTCCTGAAATGCAAATCCACATCAGAAAGGTCTTAAACGAGGACGTAGATCGCAGACAATCCGATTTGGAACACATCAAAGAGTGGTTGCTGAAGCAGCCTCATTTGCCCGACACTTGGG ATGATTCGCGCATCATGACCTTCCTCAGAGGCTGTAAATTCTCACTGGAGAAGACCAAAAGAAAGCTGGACATGTACTTTACAATGCGCACTGCCTGTCCTGAGTTCTTCTCAAATCGCGATATTACCAGGCCAGAGTTACAACATATAACCACGCTTGG ccACCTCCCCCCATTGCCAGGTCTAACCCCCGATGGAAAACGGATCATAGTCATGCGTGGTAAAGACAAGGACATTGACACCCCCCCATTGTCTGACGTTTGCAAGATAGTACTAATGATTGGAGATATTCGATTGGCCGCTGAAGAAACTGGAGTGGCCGGTGATGTTTATATTCTGGATGCCAGCATTGCTAGCGCTAGCCATTTCTCTAAAGTCTCTCCATCATTCGCCAAGAAGTTCTTAGTTTGCGTCCAGGAGGCTTATCCAGTCAAGCTTAAAGAAGTACATGTAGTCAACGTGTCCCCATTAGTGGACACTATAGTTCAGTTCGTGAAACCTTTCCTCAAGGAGAAAATCAGGAATCGCATTCATTTGCATTCGAGTTTAAGTACTCTACACGAAATGATTCCCAAAGAAATCTTACCAGAGGAATATGGAGGTACGGCAGGAAAGCTTCAAGACTTCCATG ATGCCTGGATGAAGAAACTGGAGGAGTACGGGCCCTGGTTCAAGGCCCAAGAAGACATCAAGGCTGACGAGTCGAAACGTCCAGGGAAGCCTACCAATTATGATGATCTTTTCGGGATTGATGGGAGTTTTAGGCAACTAACTATTGACTAA